A region from the Mesorhizobium shangrilense genome encodes:
- a CDS encoding type II toxin-antitoxin system VapB family antitoxin, which translates to MALSIKNSEVKRLARELASPRGVSVTEAIRQSHENEIARESAAPQMQEPDLIAKLSEIAGQAARIPKRDHPMTEDEILGYDELGIPIR; encoded by the coding sequence ATGGCTTTGTCGATCAAGAATAGCGAAGTGAAGCGGCTGGCGCGCGAGCTAGCCAGCCCCCGTGGCGTATCCGTGACAGAGGCGATCCGGCAAAGCCACGAAAACGAAATTGCACGCGAAAGCGCGGCTCCCCAGATGCAAGAGCCTGACCTTATCGCGAAGCTAAGCGAAATTGCTGGCCAAGCAGCTCGGATACCGAAGCGAGACCATCCCATGACTGAAGACGAGATACTCGGTTACGACGAACTCGGAATTCCAATCAGATGA
- a CDS encoding SDR family oxidoreductase, translating into MSLKGKTLFISGGSRGIGLAIALRAARDGANVTIAAKTAEPHPKLPGTIYSAAQEIEQAGGKALPMLCDIREEAQVAEAVAKTVETFGGIDICVNNASAIQLTGTLETDMKRYDLMHQINTRGTFLVSKMCIPHLKLAANPHILNLAPPLDMKAKWFKNHVAYTMAKFGMSMCTLGMSAEFAKDGIAVNSLWPISTIDTAAVRNLLGGATVAAMSRLPDIMADAAHAIFMRPSRATSGNFYIDEEVLRAEGVTDFSVYSPGATGPLAGDFFVPDEVFARTDTKIKGIY; encoded by the coding sequence ATGTCGCTCAAGGGAAAGACGCTGTTCATCTCCGGCGGGTCGCGCGGCATCGGCCTGGCGATCGCGCTGCGCGCCGCGCGTGACGGCGCCAACGTAACGATCGCCGCCAAGACCGCCGAGCCGCATCCGAAGCTGCCGGGCACGATCTACAGCGCGGCGCAGGAGATCGAGCAGGCCGGCGGCAAGGCGCTGCCGATGCTGTGCGACATCCGCGAGGAGGCGCAGGTGGCCGAGGCGGTCGCCAAGACCGTCGAGACATTCGGCGGCATCGATATCTGTGTCAACAATGCCAGTGCCATCCAGCTTACCGGCACGCTGGAGACCGACATGAAGCGCTATGATCTGATGCACCAGATCAACACGCGCGGCACATTCCTGGTGTCCAAAATGTGCATTCCGCACCTGAAGTTGGCTGCGAATCCTCACATCCTGAATCTGGCGCCGCCGCTCGACATGAAAGCCAAGTGGTTCAAGAACCACGTCGCCTACACCATGGCCAAGTTCGGCATGTCGATGTGCACGCTGGGCATGAGCGCGGAATTCGCCAAGGACGGCATTGCCGTCAACTCGCTGTGGCCGATCTCGACCATCGACACGGCGGCGGTGCGCAACCTGCTGGGCGGTGCGACGGTTGCGGCGATGAGCCGCTTGCCCGACATCATGGCCGACGCCGCGCATGCCATCTTCATGCGGCCGTCGCGCGCGACATCAGGCAATTTCTACATCGACGAGGAGGTGCTGCGCGCCGAGGGCGTCACCGATTTCTCGGTCTATTCGCCAGGCGCGACCGGGCCGCTCGCCGGTGATTTCTTTGTGCCGGACGAGGTGTTTGCCCGCACGGACACGAAGATCAAGGGAATCTACTAG
- a CDS encoding DUF1330 domain-containing protein, protein MAAYVHLNLRIKDPARQAALAPRFQAALKAAGGRILHFGQVSQMLEGDVAPLPMAGVFEFATLADALAFYQSPEYAPIKVERDAAQEARMFVVDAS, encoded by the coding sequence ATGGCGGCCTATGTCCACCTCAATCTGCGTATAAAAGATCCGGCCAGGCAAGCCGCACTGGCGCCGCGCTTTCAGGCGGCGCTAAAGGCAGCAGGAGGCCGCATCCTCCACTTTGGGCAGGTGTCCCAGATGCTGGAAGGAGACGTGGCGCCATTGCCCATGGCCGGCGTCTTCGAATTCGCGACCCTGGCCGACGCGCTGGCGTTTTATCAGTCACCGGAGTACGCACCGATCAAGGTCGAGCGCGACGCGGCGCAGGAAGCACGCATGTTTGTCGTCGACGCGAGCTGA
- a CDS encoding MarR family winged helix-turn-helix transcriptional regulator, whose product MTEASDLYRRVETECPAFQARVTARALTRYYNACFRPLGITAEQFSLLVGIGGSHEPTLAELAARAGVDATTLSRSVKSLERRDLVRNHGGRGRAGKRLVLTDGGRRLMDESMAAWERARLRLAEALGEETSRVAGSVMSRLAVAAQAAASAVSPTDTSDT is encoded by the coding sequence ATGACAGAGGCTTCTGATCTCTATCGCCGCGTCGAAACCGAGTGCCCGGCCTTCCAGGCCCGGGTCACCGCGCGGGCGCTCACGCGCTACTACAATGCCTGCTTTCGGCCGTTGGGGATCACCGCAGAGCAGTTCAGCCTTCTGGTGGGGATTGGCGGCAGCCACGAGCCAACGCTCGCTGAACTTGCGGCGCGCGCCGGGGTCGACGCCACCACTCTCAGTCGCAGCGTAAAGAGCCTGGAGCGGAGGGATCTCGTGCGCAACCATGGGGGACGGGGCCGGGCCGGCAAACGCCTGGTGCTTACCGATGGCGGCCGCCGGCTGATGGATGAGTCCATGGCCGCCTGGGAGCGCGCCCGGCTCCGGTTGGCGGAGGCTCTTGGCGAAGAGACATCGCGCGTTGCGGGGAGTGTCATGTCCCGGCTTGCTGTCGCCGC